A single genomic interval of Gammaproteobacteria bacterium harbors:
- a CDS encoding neutral zinc metallopeptidase, producing MRWKDGRRSDNIDDLRGSSGARMAGAAPLVLLRLLPMLLRTRGGRYLLGFVILAYVGARLVGIDPGAMLQGGSTVAQAPDGKYTPNAAEQQLAEFVSVVLADTEDTWRVAFEQMGKRYEEPRLVMFTGAVRSACGNAQAAMGPFYCPADHKVYIDLSFYDDLKDRHGAPGDFAQAYVIAHEVGHHVQTLLGIAQEVQQAGRGASEARINQLSVRQELQADCFAGFWGHQANRERQLLEPGDLDEALRAATAIGDDRLQKQSQGYVIPDSFTHGSSEQRARWFRKGFDSGDLAQCDTFAARNL from the coding sequence ATGCGGTGGAAAGACGGACGGCGCAGCGACAATATCGATGATCTGAGAGGTTCCTCGGGAGCGCGCATGGCAGGCGCGGCGCCGTTGGTCCTGCTGCGTTTGCTGCCCATGTTGTTGCGCACCCGTGGCGGACGCTACCTGCTCGGTTTCGTGATCTTGGCCTATGTCGGCGCCAGACTGGTCGGTATCGACCCCGGAGCGATGCTTCAAGGCGGTTCGACCGTCGCGCAAGCGCCGGACGGCAAATACACGCCCAATGCGGCCGAGCAGCAGCTCGCGGAATTCGTCTCCGTGGTGCTGGCGGATACCGAAGACACCTGGCGCGTCGCATTCGAGCAGATGGGCAAGCGCTACGAGGAACCCCGGCTGGTGATGTTCACCGGCGCGGTGCGCTCAGCATGCGGCAATGCGCAGGCCGCCATGGGGCCTTTCTATTGCCCCGCCGATCACAAGGTGTATATCGACCTGTCGTTTTACGACGATCTGAAAGATCGTCACGGCGCACCGGGCGATTTCGCGCAGGCCTATGTGATTGCCCACGAGGTCGGGCACCATGTGCAGACGCTGCTCGGCATTGCGCAGGAAGTGCAGCAGGCAGGCCGCGGCGCGAGCGAGGCGCGGATCAATCAGCTATCGGTACGCCAGGAACTCCAGGCCGACTGCTTCGCGGGTTTCTGGGGACACCAGGCAAACCGCGAACGGCAACTGCTCGAGCCCGGCGACCTGGACGAGGCGCTGAGGGCAGCCACCGCGATCGGCGATGACCGGCTGCAGAAACAATCGCAGGGATACGTGATTCCCGACAGCTTCACCCACGGCAGTTCCGAGCAGCGTG